CGGTAGATCCCGCCTTCAGGGAACCAGACGCCTTCGGCGATCTCGCTGAACTGCAGCAGCGCGTAGGTCGCCATGGCGGCATAGGGACTGAGACCCAGGTACATGTTCTGGAAGGAGAAGGCGGCTCTGAGACGCGGGTCACGAAAGTGGCCGGCGACGAAAGGAAAGTGCTTCTGGAGCGCTCTGAGGCGGAACATTAGCGGCAGGTTCGCCGGGCTGAAGTAGTCCAGCAGTGTGAAAAAGTTCCTGCCCACGAACCGCTGAAGGGAAGTCTCGAGGAATACATCCCCCGCCGCGAGGAACTGCAAGAGCCTGGCGAATGAGCCGGCCTCGATGCTCTGCATTTGCTCCCGCATATGCACCATGTCCGAAGTGATATCGAGAGCGCCGCCCGTGCTGAAGTGCACCCTGTAGGTGGGGTCTACGCGCAGCAGCTTGAGGTGATCAGTGACATTCTCCCCGAGCGCGGCGAAAGTCTCCTCAAAGATCGGCGGCATGAGGTACAGGGTCGGCCCGGTGTCGAAACAGTACTCGCCGGACACCAGGCGACCACAGCGTCCACCCGGCGCCTTCAGCCGCTCCAGCACCGTAACTTCGAACCCACGAGCCGCCAGTCTGGCAGCAACACTGATTCCCGACAGCCCTGCGCCTATGACAACAGCCTTCGGCATGCAGGTCATACCTCCTGACGCACCCGGGCCCCAGCTCGAGAGGAGTTCCGCATCAGTCGGAGCATACCTCTCGGTGCGTCCCTCAGGGCGTTGTCGGGGCCGTGCGGCGCCAGGCATGAGAGAGCGGTTCGACCGGACATTCCCTGCGCGCCGCGTGTTAGCGATAGCCGCTCGCGTCAATCCGTCTCCAGCGCTGCCTCCCCCTCTATAGCATCCTGCGCCTCAATTCGTCCGCGCGGCTGCGGATCGCGCGCGATACGTCCTGCGGCAGCCGGGCCGCGTTCCGCAGCTGCAGAGCCATGCGCGGGTTTTCCTTCAGCGCAGGCCCGTTCCTCAGCAGGAAGTCCCAGTAGAGGGTGGTGAACGGGCAGGCATCTTCACCTGTACGCTCACCGGGCCTGTACCGGCAGGTCTTGCAATAGTTGCTCATGTGCTGGATGTACTTGCCGGAGGCGGCGTAGGGCTTGGATGCCATCAGGCCGCCATCGGCATATTGTGACATCCCATACACATTGGGGAGCTCGACCCACTCGACGGCGTCCACGTAGATGGCGAGATACCACTCGTGCACCCGCCGCGGCTCCACTCCGAGAAGCAGCGCGAATAGCCCGGTCACCATCAACCGCTGAATGTGATGCGCATAGCCGTACTCCAGTGTCTGGCCGATGACCTCACGCAAACAGGCCATCTCGGTATCCCCAGTCCAGTAGAACCTGGGCAGAGGTGCTTCGGCATTGAGTGCGTTGCGGTCGAGATACCCGGGCATGAACCGCCAGTAGATGCCCCGGACGTACTCGCGCCAGCCGATGATCTGGCGGATAAACCCTTCCACCGAAGGGAGATCGGCTGCGCCGGCGTCGAGTGCATTTTCCGCAGCCGCCACCGCCTCCCGGGGGTCGAGCAGTTTCAGGTTCATCGCCGCGGACAGCCGCGAATGGTACAGGCAGGGCTGCCCGGTCCACATGGCGTCCTGGTAAGGTCCGAAGAAAGACAGGCGGTTGGCGACGAAATCCTGAAGCGCCGCGGACGCTTGATCCGGCGTTACAGGCCAGTCGAACCGGTGTAGACTCCCCGGGTGGTCGCTGAACCGCTGCGTCACCAGTCGGATGACATCGCGCGTTGTTTCATCAGGGGGAAAGCCCAACGGGTCTGGAACGTTTTCGGGCCCCGACTCACCGAAGGCAGATCGGTTCTCCGTATCGAAGTTCCACTGTCCTCCTCGCGGCCCGTCGCCTTCCATCAGAGCGCCGGTCCGCCGCCTGACCTCGCGATAAAAGTACTCCATACGGAGCTGCTTTCTGCCCTCCGCATGGCGGTTGAAATCATCCAGGGAGCAGATGAAGTGGCGATCGGGGCGTACCTGCAGGTCTACACCCGCCTCTCGGACGGCCGCCAGGAGTTCCTCGCGCACCCTCCATTCCCCGGGTTCGGCCATCACGACGCACCGCGGTCTGAGATCCTCGATGGCGCGGCGCAGTTCCCCGGAAAGCGTGCCCGTATTGTCGGGATCGGTAAGATCGCTGTAACGGACCATGATGTCACGCGCACGCAGGGAGTCCCTGAAGTGTCGCATGGCACTGAGGAAGAGAGCTATGCGCGCCTTGTGTGACCACACGTGGACGGCCTCCCCGGATGCTTCTGCCATCCAGACCGCGTCGCGGGACCGGTCGAATCCGTCAAGTGCCGGGGACGCCAGGGAGAGCTGATCTCCCAGGACGATCACCAGGTTACGCAAGGGCGCGGGGGCATGGGGGATCATCCAGTCGCTCCCTCAGTGGAAAAGCACTGCGTTCCGCGCTTCGTCAATCAGCGTGTCTCACCACGACAATGCCGAGGAAGCCGTCGACGGTCAATATGTCTCCCGTTTGGATCAGCTCGGTAGCGTCGGGCACGCCAGTCACGCAGGGCAGGCCGTACTCCCGGGCGATAATGGCGCCATGTATGAGCATCCCGCCTCGTCGCTCGACCACGGCGCAGCAGACGGGGACGACGAAGGTCATATTGGGGTCAATGGCGTCGCAGACCAGCACATCGCCTGCCTCAACCTTGAACAGGTCTTCATTGGTGCGGATGACTCGCGCAGGCCCGGTGGACACACCGGGTCCTGCAGGCTGTCCCGTGAGTTGGCGCGGCCTGATTGCCACCCGCGGGGCAGGTGCGATAGCGGATGCCGTCTGTGGGACGAAACCCGGGTCCAGCAGCGCGGAGGCCACGTCGGCGTCCGCCACAGCACTCGCCCCAGGGGTCCCACGACCCGCAAGTCGCCGGCGCCCCTCCATAATGGCCGCCGAAACCTGCGCCTCCAGTCTCCCCAGGTACACATTATCATCGTCACGCAGGCGGTAGCTCGACCGGGCAAGGTCCAGCAGTTCCAACGCCCATGGACGCTGATCCTCAGGCAGGGAATCCAGGAAACGGCTCTCGAGTGTCTCGCGGGACGGGGAATCCGGCCCCCGCCGGTCGGGCTGAACCCGCGAGGCCTGAAG
This region of Armatimonadota bacterium genomic DNA includes:
- a CDS encoding cryptochrome/photolyase family protein; translated protein: MIPHAPAPLRNLVIVLGDQLSLASPALDGFDRSRDAVWMAEASGEAVHVWSHKARIALFLSAMRHFRDSLRARDIMVRYSDLTDPDNTGTLSGELRRAIEDLRPRCVVMAEPGEWRVREELLAAVREAGVDLQVRPDRHFICSLDDFNRHAEGRKQLRMEYFYREVRRRTGALMEGDGPRGGQWNFDTENRSAFGESGPENVPDPLGFPPDETTRDVIRLVTQRFSDHPGSLHRFDWPVTPDQASAALQDFVANRLSFFGPYQDAMWTGQPCLYHSRLSAAMNLKLLDPREAVAAAENALDAGAADLPSVEGFIRQIIGWREYVRGIYWRFMPGYLDRNALNAEAPLPRFYWTGDTEMACLREVIGQTLEYGYAHHIQRLMVTGLFALLLGVEPRRVHEWYLAIYVDAVEWVELPNVYGMSQYADGGLMASKPYAASGKYIQHMSNYCKTCRYRPGERTGEDACPFTTLYWDFLLRNGPALKENPRMALQLRNAARLPQDVSRAIRSRADELRRRML